CCCTGCGGGACGGCTGGTGCGGATCGCCGACGAGGGCGGCGCGCGGGTCCTCGCGGTCGGCGAACGCCCGCTGACCGGACCGCAGTTGCACGTCCGCGCGGTGCTGGACGTCACCGCGGACGACGTGCTGGTCTCGGCGTCGGCGGGTACGGCCGCCGAGTCACCGGAGACCGGCGAGGTGCACGTCTATCGGGTGAACGAGCTCGGAGTGGAGCGCGTGTCGCAGGAGCCCGGCGTGCACTCGGCGGTGCGCGCCGGGGGCGTGACCGTGTTGGTGTCCGCGAGCCTCGACCGGCCGGGGACCCGCGCGCGGGTGCTGCGCGACGGCAAGGAGACGGCGACTGTCATGTCGTATGCGGAAGATCCTGGTTTGTCCCCGCGCGTGACGCTCATCGAGGGGGGCGCACGAAAGATCCCGTGCGCCGTGCTTATGCCGCAGGACTACGCCGGTGACAGCCCCCTTCCGGTTTTGCTGGACCCGTACGGGGGTCCGCACGGTCAGCGGGTGGTTGCCGCGCGCAACGCGTACCTCACCTCGCAGTGGTTCGCCGACCAGGGTTTCGCGGTCGTGGTGGCCGACGGCCGGGGCACCCCGGGCCGCTCCCCCGCCTGGGAGAAGGCGATCCGGGACGACCTCGCGGCGGTGGTCCTCCAGGACCAGGTGGACGCGCTCCAGGCGGTCGCCGGGGACTTCCCGCTGGACCTGGACCGGGTCGCGATCCGCGGCTGGTCCTTCGGCGGCTATCTGGCGGCCCTCGCGGTACTGCGCCGCCCGGACGTCTTCCACGCGGCCGTGGTCGGCGCCCCGGTCACCGACCTGCGCCTGTACGACACCCACTACGAGGAGCGCTACCTCGGCCTCCCGGACGAGCAGCCGGAGGTCTACCGGCGCAACTCCCTGGTCGACGACGAGGGTCTGGTCGACGCGGTCGGGCCGCACCGCCCGATGATGATCATTCACGGCCTCGCGGACGACAACGTGGCCGTCGCGCATTCCCTGCGCCTGTCCTCGGCCCTGCTGGCCGCCGGCCGCCCGCACGAGGTGCTGCCGCTGTCCGGGGTGACCCACATGACCCCGCAGGAGACGGTCGCCGAAAACCTGTTGCTGCTGCAACTGGACTTCCTGAAGCGGTCGTTGGGCCTGGCGTAGGCACGGCAACGGGCCGGAGCGACATGGCGCGCTCCGGCCCGTTTACGGCACCCGCACGGCCGTACGTTCCTCAGCCTGACGCGTCCGTATATCGGAAACGGGTCGGCCAAGTTGCCGCCTTGTTACTCCGCGCCCTCCGCCGGCACGACCTGCCCCGGCGCGGAGCGCCTGATGGGTAGGGTCTCGGCGAAGTGGCAGGCGGAGTCGTGGGCGGCCGGACCGCTCGTGTGCCGGAACTCCGCGGGGACCGCCAGTGCCGGCACCTCCAGGGCGCAGCGTTCCCGCGCCTTCCAGCAGCGGGTGCGGAAGCGGCACCCGGAGGGGATGTTCGTCGGGGACGGGACATCGCCGGCCAGGATGATCCGCTCCCGGTGTTCCCTGGCCTCGGGGTCGGGCACCGGCACGGCGGACAGCAGCGCCTGCGTGTAGGGGTGCGTGGGATGGTCGTAGATCTCGGCGTCCCTGCCGATCTCCACGATCCGCCCGAGGTACATCACCCCGACCCGGTCCGAGATGTGCCGGACGATCGACAGGTCGTGCGCGATGAAGAGGTACGACAGCTCGAAGTCGCTCTGGAGCCGGTCGAGGAGGTTGATGACCTGGGCCTGGACGGAGACGTCGAGGGCGGAGACCGGTTCGTCGGCGACGATCACCTCGGGGCGCAGGGCCAACCCGCGCGCGATGCCGATGCGTTGGCGCTGGCCGCCGGAGAACTGGTGCGGATAGCGGTTGATGTACTCGGGGTTGAGGCCGACGACGTCCAGCAGGTCCTGGACCTTCCTGCGGCGGTCGCCCTTGGGGGCCACCTCGGGGTGGATGTCGTACGGCTCCCCGATGATGTCGCCCACCGTCATACGGGGGTTGAGCGAGGTGTACGGGTCCTG
Above is a window of Streptomyces griseorubiginosus DNA encoding:
- a CDS encoding S9 family peptidase yields the protein MTTEPDSFPRRHARTQRFTLGAPRAFTVAPDGSRVVFLRSNSGTDRASSLWVLDTADGRERVAADPRALLGGAEERLSPEERARRERSREGGAGIVGHATDAAVELASFALSGRLFTAELRAGTARELPVPGPVIDPRPAPDGRHIAYVARGALRIVGAEGENDRVLTGPESDQVTYGLAEFVAAEEMGRTRGFWWSPESDRLLVARVDDTPVRRWWISDPAHPERDPQHVPYPAAGTPNADVRLFVIGLDGTRTEVSWDRKRYPYLAHVHWSAAGAPLLLVQARDQRSQLYLAVDPESGATRMVHADEDPIWLDLFPGVPCWSPAGRLVRIADEGGARVLAVGERPLTGPQLHVRAVLDVTADDVLVSASAGTAAESPETGEVHVYRVNELGVERVSQEPGVHSAVRAGGVTVLVSASLDRPGTRARVLRDGKETATVMSYAEDPGLSPRVTLIEGGARKIPCAVLMPQDYAGDSPLPVLLDPYGGPHGQRVVAARNAYLTSQWFADQGFAVVVADGRGTPGRSPAWEKAIRDDLAAVVLQDQVDALQAVAGDFPLDLDRVAIRGWSFGGYLAALAVLRRPDVFHAAVVGAPVTDLRLYDTHYEERYLGLPDEQPEVYRRNSLVDDEGLVDAVGPHRPMMIIHGLADDNVAVAHSLRLSSALLAAGRPHEVLPLSGVTHMTPQETVAENLLLLQLDFLKRSLGLA
- a CDS encoding dipeptide ABC transporter ATP-binding protein, which codes for MVEPILEVGGLVKHYPLTQGILFKRQVGAVKAVDGVDFTLNKGETLGIVGESGCGKSTVAKMLVNLERPTQGLIKYKGEDITKLSGKALKSVRRNIQMVFQDPYTSLNPRMTVGDIIGEPYDIHPEVAPKGDRRRKVQDLLDVVGLNPEYINRYPHQFSGGQRQRIGIARGLALRPEVIVADEPVSALDVSVQAQVINLLDRLQSDFELSYLFIAHDLSIVRHISDRVGVMYLGRIVEIGRDAEIYDHPTHPYTQALLSAVPVPDPEAREHRERIILAGDVPSPTNIPSGCRFRTRCWKARERCALEVPALAVPAEFRHTSGPAAHDSACHFAETLPIRRSAPGQVVPAEGAE